The Corynebacterium jeddahense genome has a window encoding:
- a CDS encoding DUF1542 domain-containing protein, whose translation MLFLPMSGGGRRSPGPAPSRRQLRQQEQISLDDALADAKRWTDRLGAQVLNLSGTDDASRQAMADASERFTAASAGLADARTVKQAMLARESALEGLHYVNAAREIMGLPAGPQLPELEGQRQAGRVTEQRTITQPDGTQVTASPYATEYTPHYYPGGAVAGRPVPAGWYSTAWWAPALATGVWAAGSMMFYSALFGGMAGAASAQAFEAGGLGDGLGGDLGGDLDGGDFGGGDFGDFGGFDFGGFDF comes from the coding sequence ATGCTGTTCCTGCCGATGTCGGGCGGCGGGCGGCGCTCGCCGGGCCCCGCCCCCTCGCGGCGCCAGCTGCGCCAGCAGGAGCAGATTTCGCTTGACGACGCCCTCGCGGACGCCAAACGCTGGACCGACCGGCTCGGCGCCCAGGTGCTCAACCTCTCCGGCACCGACGACGCCTCCCGCCAAGCCATGGCGGACGCCTCGGAGCGCTTCACCGCCGCTTCCGCCGGCCTCGCCGACGCGCGCACCGTGAAGCAGGCGATGCTCGCCCGCGAGTCCGCGCTCGAGGGCCTGCACTACGTCAACGCCGCCCGCGAGATCATGGGCCTGCCCGCCGGCCCGCAGCTGCCGGAGCTCGAGGGCCAGCGCCAGGCCGGTCGCGTGACGGAGCAGCGCACGATCACGCAGCCGGACGGCACCCAGGTCACCGCCTCGCCGTACGCCACCGAATACACCCCGCACTACTACCCCGGCGGCGCGGTGGCGGGCCGCCCGGTTCCGGCGGGCTGGTACTCCACCGCGTGGTGGGCCCCGGCACTGGCCACGGGCGTGTGGGCCGCGGGCTCGATGATGTTCTACTCCGCCCTGTTCGGCGGGATGGCCGGCGCCGCGTCGGCGCAGGCGTTCGAGGCCGGTGGCCTGGGCGACGGGCTCGGTGGCGACCTGGGTGGCGATCTCGACGGCGGAGACTTCGGGGGCGGCGACTTCGGCGATTTCGGCGGGTTCGACTTCGGGGGATTCGACTTCTAG
- a CDS encoding electron transfer flavoprotein subunit alpha/FixB family protein: MPAILVVPDRSFDSGVDHGAAELIGAASALGTPVVLADDAAHVDELGSLGAATVLVASQPRIDAVSAAYAATHPDAVLFSHTVRGREAAGRFAVRERLALLTDAVAVRRDDEGVVTDHQNFGGAYSATAAATHSAPVVTVRPGSCETRAAAATPEVRELDVEASGAREAEVVAVTPVERTSSRPDLLTADKVVAGGVSLGDEDMFEELVGGLADALGAAVGATRSAVDEGQVPYEAQIGQTGVVVSPKLYVGVGISGAVQHLVGMQTADTIVAINNDEDAPIFEIADFGIVGDLFDVVPEVIKEIEARK; encoded by the coding sequence ATGCCTGCAATTCTCGTTGTCCCGGACCGCTCCTTCGACAGCGGCGTGGATCACGGCGCCGCGGAGCTCATTGGCGCCGCCAGCGCGCTCGGTACGCCCGTCGTCCTCGCCGACGACGCCGCCCACGTCGACGAGCTCGGTTCGCTCGGCGCCGCCACGGTGCTCGTCGCTTCGCAGCCGCGTATCGACGCCGTTTCCGCCGCCTACGCCGCCACCCACCCCGACGCCGTCCTGTTCTCCCACACGGTGCGCGGGCGCGAGGCCGCCGGCCGTTTCGCGGTGCGCGAGCGGCTCGCCCTGCTCACCGACGCCGTGGCCGTGCGCCGCGACGACGAAGGCGTGGTCACCGACCACCAGAACTTCGGCGGCGCATACTCCGCCACCGCGGCCGCAACCCACTCCGCGCCGGTGGTGACGGTGCGCCCGGGCTCCTGCGAGACCCGGGCGGCCGCCGCGACCCCGGAGGTGCGCGAGCTCGACGTCGAGGCGTCCGGCGCGCGCGAGGCGGAGGTCGTCGCCGTCACGCCGGTTGAGCGCACCTCGAGCAGGCCCGACCTGCTCACCGCGGACAAAGTCGTCGCCGGCGGCGTCTCCCTCGGCGATGAGGACATGTTCGAAGAGCTCGTCGGCGGTCTCGCGGACGCGCTCGGCGCCGCCGTCGGCGCGACGCGCTCCGCCGTCGACGAGGGCCAAGTGCCCTACGAGGCCCAGATCGGCCAGACCGGCGTGGTGGTCAGCCCGAAGCTCTACGTCGGCGTCGGCATCTCCGGCGCGGTGCAGCACCTCGTGGGCATGCAGACCGCCGACACCATCGTGGCCATCAACAACGACGAGGACGCGCCCATCTTCGAGATCGCCGACTTCGGCATCGTCGGCGACCTTTTCGACGTCGTCCCCGAGGTGATCAAGGAAATCGAGGCACGCAAGTAA
- a CDS encoding N-formylglutamate amidohydrolase encodes MNFAVHEGSADCPVIMHVPHASREIPAEVAADFIATDEQVAQELDRVTDDHTDTLAAAAAEQSGCAPWMIVNNLSRLVADPGRFSNERESMDSTGRGAIFTKLADGNPLRPLDMNVADLKAQYYFPYADAVSKLVGERLRDCGCAVIVDIHSYNNQPEEYRIHPGKLLPDVCIGTHSVHTPAVLADEADRAFTAAGFNVERNTPFAGAYVPVDYAKNASVLAVMFEVRKDLLENDESRPRVEAALAEVVRKAVEISRTDMGRPQ; translated from the coding sequence ATGAACTTCGCCGTCCATGAGGGCAGCGCGGACTGCCCCGTGATCATGCACGTGCCGCACGCCTCGCGCGAGATCCCGGCGGAGGTGGCGGCCGATTTCATCGCGACCGACGAGCAGGTGGCGCAGGAGCTCGACCGCGTCACCGACGACCACACCGACACGCTCGCCGCCGCTGCCGCGGAGCAGTCCGGGTGCGCGCCGTGGATGATTGTGAACAACCTTTCGCGGCTGGTCGCGGACCCGGGGCGGTTCTCCAACGAGCGCGAGTCGATGGACTCGACGGGGCGTGGCGCGATCTTTACCAAACTCGCCGACGGGAACCCGCTGCGGCCGCTGGACATGAACGTCGCGGACCTCAAGGCGCAGTACTACTTCCCGTACGCCGACGCGGTGTCGAAGCTGGTGGGCGAGCGGCTGCGGGACTGCGGCTGTGCCGTGATCGTGGACATCCACTCGTACAACAACCAGCCCGAGGAGTACCGCATCCACCCCGGCAAGCTGCTACCGGACGTGTGCATCGGCACGCACTCCGTGCACACGCCGGCCGTGCTCGCCGACGAGGCGGACCGCGCGTTCACCGCCGCCGGGTTCAACGTCGAGCGCAACACGCCGTTCGCCGGCGCCTACGTGCCGGTTGACTACGCGAAGAACGCGAGCGTGCTCGCCGTGATGTTCGAGGTGCGCAAGGACCTGCTCGAGAACGACGAGTCACGCCCGCGCGTCGAGGCGGCGCTCGCCGAGGTGGTGCGCAAGGCCGTGGAGATCTCGCGCACGGACATGGGCCGCCCGCAGTAG
- a CDS encoding HNH endonuclease signature motif containing protein produces the protein MMFNEFCEAGVEVLAGFSHDAALAAGLSTTRVRDLGRVWEAYYGPTKFTRKQADALVFAAGMPLDQLVLIEKKLRVVSDAAERWRIRLDLVRHRGSYRALSKRITRLVKIPVRAPQPACRFTQSVAGMRTMIWTYNERDIADLEHLLRRMAESDIPGAADLAHALRALLHDGAAVPNAAPRPIVLVPIPDYLRITSGTGDDITLTLTDGTTMSGAEFLRQEYGATLEVAAFHPQAGAVNLYRTSRLANGKQRTLSKLLSPACAFPDCRHSAETTQTHHMRAWKHGGMTNMNNLVQLCPHHNGANDDDRERAWRGHIDTRGGRIYWIAPNGAEVPMTTPGAMELLFD, from the coding sequence ATGATGTTCAACGAATTTTGCGAAGCCGGTGTCGAGGTGCTCGCCGGTTTCTCCCACGACGCCGCCCTGGCCGCCGGGCTGTCGACGACCCGGGTGCGCGACCTGGGGCGGGTGTGGGAGGCCTACTACGGGCCGACGAAGTTCACCCGCAAACAGGCTGATGCGCTCGTGTTCGCGGCGGGGATGCCCCTCGACCAGTTAGTGCTCATCGAGAAGAAACTGCGGGTGGTATCCGATGCTGCCGAACGGTGGCGCATCCGCCTCGACCTCGTGCGCCACCGCGGCTCGTATCGCGCCCTGTCCAAGCGCATCACCCGGTTGGTGAAGATTCCGGTGCGCGCACCGCAACCCGCCTGCCGCTTTACTCAGTCCGTCGCAGGGATGCGCACCATGATCTGGACCTACAACGAGCGCGACATCGCCGACCTCGAACACCTGCTACGACGCATGGCCGAATCCGACATCCCCGGTGCCGCGGATCTCGCCCACGCCCTGCGCGCCTTGTTGCACGACGGGGCTGCCGTCCCGAACGCCGCACCCCGGCCCATCGTGTTGGTGCCCATCCCGGACTACCTGCGCATCACCTCCGGTACCGGGGACGACATCACGCTGACGCTCACGGACGGCACGACGATGAGTGGGGCGGAGTTTCTGCGACAGGAGTACGGGGCCACACTCGAGGTCGCGGCGTTCCACCCGCAGGCAGGGGCGGTGAACCTCTACCGCACGAGCCGGCTCGCCAACGGCAAGCAGCGCACCTTGTCGAAACTGCTCAGCCCCGCGTGCGCGTTCCCGGACTGCCGCCACTCGGCCGAAACCACCCAAACACACCACATGCGGGCGTGGAAACACGGGGGCATGACCAACATGAACAACCTCGTGCAACTGTGCCCCCACCACAACGGGGCCAACGACGATGACCGGGAACGCGCGTGGCGCGGCCACATCGATACCCGCGGCGGGCGGATCTACTGGATCGCCCCCAACGGGGCCGAAGTACCCATGACCACCCCCGGCGCCATGGAGCTGCTCTTCGACTAA
- a CDS encoding FTR1 family iron permease, with the protein MSLAAFLVGLREGLEASLIVGILLAGLNRRGATDAKRSLWWGVALAVIICTSLGALFTFGRYGLTFRAQEAIGGILSLVAVAMVTAMVLSMSNRNGVMRKVLDAKTGEAVAAGATAMFWLSFITVGREGLELTLLMWGWVVQPSAIIGAFAGIAVAVAMGWAIFKGALQMNMRTFFRVSSALLIIVAAGILAYAIHDLQEARFLPGPYSGAPIAPTHPRTGEVLVGFATYPFWMASFPFGWSFDLEDAIDPTGVLATFAKALTGFEPKMSWLQVIGWITYIAVVVPVFVSHLRKDRADRPVVDTQLAKEPV; encoded by the coding sequence ATGTCCCTCGCCGCGTTTTTGGTGGGCCTGCGAGAAGGCCTCGAAGCGTCGCTCATCGTCGGCATTTTGCTCGCGGGCTTAAACCGCCGCGGCGCCACGGACGCGAAGCGCAGCCTCTGGTGGGGCGTGGCGCTCGCGGTCATCATCTGCACGTCGCTCGGCGCGCTGTTTACGTTCGGCCGCTACGGCCTGACGTTCCGCGCGCAGGAGGCGATCGGCGGCATCCTCTCGCTCGTGGCCGTCGCCATGGTCACCGCCATGGTGTTGTCGATGTCGAACCGCAACGGCGTCATGCGCAAGGTGCTCGACGCCAAGACCGGGGAGGCCGTCGCCGCCGGCGCCACCGCGATGTTCTGGCTCTCGTTCATCACCGTCGGCCGCGAGGGTCTCGAGCTCACGCTGCTCATGTGGGGCTGGGTCGTGCAGCCGTCCGCGATCATCGGCGCGTTCGCCGGCATCGCGGTGGCCGTCGCGATGGGCTGGGCGATCTTCAAGGGCGCGCTGCAGATGAACATGCGCACGTTCTTCCGCGTCTCCTCCGCGCTGCTCATCATCGTCGCCGCCGGCATCCTCGCCTACGCCATCCACGACCTACAGGAGGCGCGGTTCTTGCCGGGGCCCTACTCCGGCGCGCCCATCGCGCCGACGCACCCGCGCACCGGCGAAGTGCTCGTGGGGTTTGCCACGTACCCGTTCTGGATGGCGTCGTTCCCCTTCGGGTGGTCGTTCGACCTCGAGGACGCGATCGACCCGACCGGTGTGCTGGCCACGTTCGCCAAGGCACTCACCGGGTTCGAGCCGAAGATGTCGTGGCTGCAGGTCATCGGTTGGATCACGTACATCGCCGTGGTCGTGCCGGTGTTTGTCTCGCACTTGAGGAAGGACCGGGCGGACCGACCGGTCGTCGATACGCAACTAGCAAAGGAACCAGTATGA
- a CDS encoding Dyp-type peroxidase produces the protein MTINRRQLLALGGLGAAGATLAACGDGASSKQGSDDIEERVVDFAGEHQAGIITPMQNNLHFAAFDVDPKADREAVVDLLTRWTAAARRLVLGGEVSAKGAFGGGEKFPADDSGEAVDHGPSGLTLTFGFGRSFFRDQLGTAGKLPAEFTEMPTMTNDFLRPEFSEGDICIQACANDPQVASHAIRNLTRLAVPTATLRWTQLGFGRAGATGTEQPTPRNLFGQKDGTANIRADEDAELAEHVWIPADSSQPWAAGGTYMTVRRIAMNIEVWDTLQLREQERVTGRDKPVGAPLSGGDEFTEPDFEAVNERGNPKIDRASHLFNVHPAQNDGIRMLRRPFNYVDGTNEQGRMNAGLFFIAFTQTPERFARVHKSMSRDEMFTEYLKTTNTGTYLVPPGVGDDGYIGEGLFA, from the coding sequence GTGACGATCAACAGGCGGCAGCTGCTCGCCCTCGGCGGGCTCGGCGCGGCGGGCGCGACGCTGGCGGCGTGCGGCGACGGCGCGTCGTCGAAGCAGGGTTCCGACGACATCGAGGAGCGCGTGGTCGACTTCGCCGGCGAGCACCAGGCCGGCATTATCACGCCGATGCAGAACAACCTGCACTTCGCGGCGTTCGACGTGGACCCGAAGGCGGACCGCGAGGCCGTCGTCGACCTGCTCACGCGCTGGACCGCCGCTGCCCGCCGGCTCGTGCTCGGCGGCGAGGTGAGCGCGAAGGGCGCATTCGGCGGCGGGGAGAAGTTCCCGGCGGACGACTCGGGCGAGGCGGTCGACCACGGCCCCTCCGGGCTCACGCTCACCTTCGGCTTCGGCCGCTCCTTCTTCCGCGATCAGCTGGGCACCGCCGGTAAACTCCCCGCCGAGTTCACCGAGATGCCCACGATGACCAACGACTTTTTGCGCCCCGAGTTCTCCGAGGGCGACATCTGCATCCAGGCGTGCGCGAACGACCCGCAGGTGGCAAGCCACGCGATTCGCAACCTCACCCGCCTCGCCGTGCCCACCGCGACGCTGCGCTGGACCCAGCTCGGCTTCGGGCGCGCGGGCGCAACCGGCACCGAACAGCCGACACCGCGCAACCTGTTCGGCCAGAAGGACGGCACCGCCAACATCCGCGCCGACGAGGACGCGGAGCTGGCGGAGCACGTGTGGATCCCCGCCGACAGCTCCCAGCCGTGGGCCGCGGGCGGGACGTACATGACGGTGCGCCGCATCGCCATGAACATCGAGGTGTGGGACACGCTGCAGCTGCGCGAGCAGGAGCGCGTGACCGGCCGCGACAAGCCGGTCGGCGCGCCGCTGTCCGGCGGCGACGAGTTCACCGAGCCCGATTTCGAGGCGGTCAACGAGCGCGGCAACCCGAAGATCGACCGCGCGTCCCACCTGTTCAACGTGCACCCGGCGCAAAACGACGGCATCCGCATGCTGCGCCGCCCCTTCAACTACGTCGACGGCACGAACGAGCAGGGCCGCATGAACGCGGGTCTGTTCTTCATCGCGTTCACGCAGACGCCGGAGCGTTTCGCGCGCGTGCACAAGTCGATGTCGCGCGACGAGATGTTCACCGAGTACCTCAAGACCACCAACACGGGCACCTACCTCGTCCCGCCCGGCGTTGGGGACGACGGCTACATCGGCGAAGGGCTCTTCGCGTAA
- a CDS encoding electron transfer flavoprotein subunit beta/FixA family protein — translation MRIAVLLKEVPDTYSDREMNLETGLTDRSGDVVADEVGERAVEAALRIAEAAGDDTVVEILSVGPESAADSVRRGIAMGAADAYLVSDAALAGADVTLTAEVLAKLVEKQGYDLVIAGAESSDGGSGVIAPMIGELLGWPALTNLTEVAVADGRVTATQASDGATVELAAALPAVVSVADEFADPRYPNFKGLMAAKKKELHAVTLADLGVDAEDFTRPRAIMVAIERRPERERGEILDANSTSSARLVDFLESKNLI, via the coding sequence GTGCGCATAGCCGTGCTGTTGAAAGAGGTGCCGGACACCTACAGCGACCGCGAGATGAACCTGGAGACCGGCCTCACGGACCGCTCCGGCGACGTGGTGGCCGACGAGGTCGGCGAGCGCGCCGTCGAGGCCGCGCTGCGCATCGCCGAAGCCGCCGGAGACGACACCGTCGTGGAGATCTTGAGCGTCGGCCCGGAATCCGCCGCCGACTCCGTGCGCCGCGGCATCGCCATGGGCGCCGCCGACGCGTACCTCGTTTCCGACGCCGCGCTGGCGGGCGCGGACGTGACGTTGACTGCGGAGGTGCTGGCGAAGCTCGTCGAGAAGCAAGGCTACGACCTCGTCATCGCGGGCGCGGAATCCTCCGACGGCGGGTCGGGCGTGATCGCCCCGATGATCGGCGAGCTGCTCGGCTGGCCGGCGCTGACGAACCTCACCGAGGTGGCCGTCGCGGACGGGCGCGTCACCGCGACGCAGGCCTCCGACGGCGCGACCGTCGAGCTCGCGGCCGCGCTACCCGCCGTCGTCTCGGTCGCGGACGAGTTCGCGGACCCGCGCTACCCCAACTTCAAGGGGCTCATGGCCGCGAAGAAGAAGGAGCTGCACGCCGTCACGCTCGCCGACCTGGGCGTCGACGCGGAGGACTTCACTCGCCCCCGCGCGATCATGGTCGCCATCGAGCGCCGCCCGGAGCGCGAGCGCGGCGAGATCCTCGACGCGAACTCGACGTCGTCCGCCCGCCTCGTCGACTTCCTCGAATCGAAGAACCTCATCTAA
- the efeO gene encoding iron uptake system protein EfeO codes for MTTRRTLALLAATPLALILASCVENAADGDAIKVTANADTCKVSADHAESGARTFSVTNDGEQVTEFYLLGNDGLRVIAERENIAPGETADLTVTLMPGDYYTACKPGLRGPNVGQAPFTVTGEAVAVDESDQQRFDDAVASYVNFTKNEVGELVPAVERFAAAYAAGDDEQARQLYPATRVHYERIEPITEALGILDPKIDYREIDYLAEADELAKEDPNFTEWRGFHRMEKDLWVPDKGAKNADGADAWQDWQPSDPAKRKQLADQLVADVKDLESLVNDPNFVDDQQITIDSVSNGAISLLEEIATNKVTGEENWWSHKDLSDFAANLQGSRIAFDLVAPIAKDRGEEGQKLVDDINARYDDVEKLLAKYGSLESGFVDYDQVDASQQAELTRSLDALREPLSQLTGTVLGLG; via the coding sequence ATGACCACCCGCCGCACACTTGCCCTGCTGGCCGCCACGCCGCTCGCGCTGATCCTCGCCTCGTGCGTGGAAAACGCCGCGGACGGCGACGCGATCAAGGTGACCGCGAACGCCGATACCTGCAAGGTCAGCGCCGACCACGCCGAGTCGGGCGCGCGCACCTTCTCCGTCACCAACGACGGCGAGCAGGTCACCGAGTTCTACCTGCTGGGCAACGACGGGCTGCGCGTCATCGCCGAGCGCGAAAACATCGCCCCGGGCGAGACCGCGGACCTCACCGTCACGCTCATGCCGGGCGACTACTACACCGCCTGCAAGCCGGGCCTGCGCGGGCCGAACGTCGGCCAGGCCCCGTTTACCGTCACCGGTGAGGCCGTCGCGGTGGACGAGAGCGATCAGCAGCGTTTCGACGACGCCGTGGCCTCCTACGTCAACTTCACCAAGAACGAGGTCGGCGAGCTCGTGCCCGCGGTGGAGAGGTTTGCCGCCGCCTACGCCGCAGGCGACGACGAGCAGGCGCGCCAGCTCTACCCCGCCACCCGCGTGCACTACGAGCGCATCGAGCCGATCACGGAGGCGCTGGGCATCCTCGATCCGAAGATCGACTACCGCGAGATCGACTACCTCGCCGAGGCCGACGAGCTCGCGAAGGAGGACCCGAACTTCACCGAGTGGCGCGGCTTCCACCGCATGGAGAAGGACCTGTGGGTGCCGGACAAGGGCGCGAAGAACGCCGACGGCGCCGACGCCTGGCAGGATTGGCAGCCCTCGGACCCGGCGAAGCGCAAGCAGCTCGCGGACCAGCTCGTCGCGGACGTGAAGGACCTCGAGTCGCTCGTGAACGACCCGAACTTCGTCGACGACCAGCAGATCACCATCGACTCGGTGTCCAACGGCGCGATCTCGCTGCTCGAGGAGATCGCCACCAACAAGGTCACCGGCGAGGAAAATTGGTGGAGCCACAAGGACCTCTCCGACTTCGCCGCGAACCTGCAGGGCTCGCGCATCGCCTTCGACCTCGTCGCCCCGATTGCGAAGGACCGTGGCGAGGAGGGGCAGAAGCTTGTCGACGACATCAATGCGCGCTACGACGACGTCGAGAAGCTGCTGGCGAAGTATGGCTCGCTCGAGAGCGGCTTCGTCGACTACGACCAGGTGGACGCGTCCCAGCAGGCCGAGCTGACCCGCTCCCTTGACGCGCTGCGCGAGCCGCTGTCGCAGCTCACCGGTACCGTGCTGGGCCTGGGCTAA
- a CDS encoding cytochrome b/b6 domain-containing protein: MQVQLRRGLPRTPGGEPWPPAGTVEVAADPVPLAGVAEAAPAADAATGTVAAGTAAAGTVATVDVPLRRGLPRTPGGEPFPPAGTVRVAASVAVEVPAAAAAPAAAAEAATPAAGTVEVALRRGLPRTPGGEPFPPAGTVRVAAPVAVAEPTPEQQPAPDALAQPAEPAEPTVLADAVAKTAPAQKPERTAQPTRAAKPAPAPAQKRGRVEPEVVDTQRRWVPWAIGALVVLAAAILGARWYVGTDSGADFIARYDGAQPLPDDAPVGLPAWLNWAHAFNMFLMALIVKTGLDVRREKRPEAYWTPTKGGKKISVTLWLHNVLDVAWVVLGAVFYVLLFTTGQWVRIVPTSWDVFPNAVSAGLQYLSLDWPTEHPWVFYNALQELAYFVTVFVAAPLAILSGWRMSGMWPKSWAKPPVAWARAVHFPTMVYFLAFVAVHVFLVLTTGLRGNFNAMFAARDDATGWTGILLFLVAAGVTALGWWAARTSVVMPLAQATGKVSKR; the protein is encoded by the coding sequence ATGCAGGTCCAACTCCGCCGCGGCTTGCCGCGCACCCCCGGCGGCGAACCATGGCCGCCCGCCGGCACCGTCGAGGTGGCTGCCGACCCCGTACCCTTGGCGGGAGTCGCGGAAGCCGCGCCCGCCGCGGACGCCGCCACTGGCACCGTCGCCGCTGGCACCGCCGCCGCTGGCACCGTCGCCACTGTCGACGTGCCGCTGCGCCGCGGCCTGCCGCGCACGCCCGGCGGCGAGCCGTTCCCGCCCGCGGGCACCGTGCGCGTCGCCGCGTCGGTGGCGGTGGAGGTGCCGGCAGCGGCGGCTGCTCCGGCCGCTGCTGCCGAGGCCGCCACGCCCGCCGCCGGCACCGTCGAGGTGGCCCTGCGCCGCGGCTTGCCGCGCACGCCCGGCGGCGAGCCGTTCCCGCCCGCGGGCACCGTGCGCGTCGCCGCACCGGTGGCGGTCGCGGAGCCGACACCGGAGCAGCAACCCGCGCCGGACGCGCTTGCACAGCCTGCTGAGCCCGCTGAGCCGACGGTGCTCGCGGACGCGGTCGCGAAGACCGCGCCGGCGCAGAAGCCGGAGCGCACAGCGCAGCCGACACGCGCAGCGAAGCCGGCGCCCGCGCCGGCGCAGAAGCGGGGGCGGGTGGAACCGGAGGTCGTCGATACGCAACGGCGCTGGGTGCCGTGGGCGATCGGTGCGCTCGTAGTGCTCGCCGCGGCGATCCTCGGCGCGCGCTGGTACGTGGGCACCGACTCGGGCGCCGACTTTATCGCCCGCTACGACGGCGCGCAGCCGCTGCCGGACGACGCCCCCGTCGGCCTCCCCGCGTGGCTGAACTGGGCGCACGCGTTCAACATGTTCCTCATGGCGCTCATCGTGAAGACGGGCCTCGACGTGCGCCGCGAGAAGCGCCCCGAGGCGTACTGGACGCCGACCAAGGGCGGGAAGAAGATCTCCGTCACGCTGTGGCTGCATAACGTGCTCGACGTGGCGTGGGTGGTGCTCGGCGCCGTGTTCTACGTGCTGCTGTTCACCACCGGGCAGTGGGTGCGCATCGTTCCTACGAGCTGGGACGTCTTCCCCAACGCGGTGTCCGCGGGGCTGCAGTACCTCTCGCTCGACTGGCCGACGGAACACCCGTGGGTGTTCTACAACGCGCTGCAGGAGCTCGCGTACTTTGTCACCGTGTTCGTCGCGGCGCCGCTCGCGATCCTCTCGGGCTGGCGGATGAGCGGGATGTGGCCGAAGTCGTGGGCGAAGCCGCCGGTCGCGTGGGCGCGCGCGGTGCACTTCCCCACCATGGTCTACTTCCTCGCGTTCGTGGCGGTGCACGTCTTCCTCGTGCTCACCACGGGCCTGCGCGGCAACTTCAACGCGATGTTCGCAGCGCGTGACGACGCGACCGGTTGGACCGGCATCCTGCTCTTCCTCGTCGCCGCGGGCGTTACCGCGCTCGGCTGGTGGGCGGCGCGCACGTCGGTGGTCATGCCGCTCGCGCAGGCGACGGGCAAGGTGTCCAAGCGCTAG